Part of the Gloeothece verrucosa PCC 7822 genome is shown below.
AAATGTTTTATTGCCTAAGCTCAAAAAAGACGAGGATACAGAATGGCTAAAAGATTGCTACAGCCAAGTTTTACAGGCAACGACACTTAACTTAACGGTTGCTTACAAAAACTTCTTTGCTAAGAGAGCGGGATTTCCTCGTTTCAAGTCAAAGAAAAATAAGCAGTCAATTCAGTATCCCCAAAATATCAAAGTTTTAGAGTCGGCTATAGTTGTTCCAAAAATAGGTGAGATAAAAGCCAAAATCCACCGACCAATTGATGGAATTATTAAGACTGTAACTATTAGCAGAAATCCATCAGGTAAATATTTTGCTTCTATCCTTTTTGAAACAGAAGGAGATGACCCAAAGATTTCTACTGAGGGAAATATAATAGGGATTGATTTAGGATTGACCCATTTTGCTATTGTTAACAATGGCTCTAAAACTTCTAAATTTGATAATCCTAAGCATTTAGCTAAACACGAAAGAAATCTAAAACGGAAACAAAAGAAATTATCTAGAAAACAAAAAGATAGTCTTTCGAGGGCAAAATATAGAAAATTTGTAGCTAAAATTCACGAACGAGTAAGCAATAGTCGGCAGGATTTTCTACATAAGTTATCTCATAAACTCGTTGACGAGAATCAAGTCATCGTAGTAGAAAATCTTCATGTCAAAGGCATGGTTCGGAATTCCAAATTAGCCAAAGCAATATCTGATGTAGGATGGGGAACGTTTGTCAATTTTCTTGACTATAAACTTCAGAAAAAAGGAGGTAAATTAGTTGAAATTGATAGATGGTTTCCTAGTTCTAAACTCTGTTCTAACTGTTTCTATCAAGTAGAAGAAATGCCCCTAGATGTTAGGGAGTGGACTTGCCCAAACTGTAACACAAAGCATGATAGAGATGGGAACGCTGCATACAATATAAGAGCAGAGGGCATCAGATTATTATGGGCGGATGGTGCAGCCGTCCCTGCCGTAGGAGGGGAAGTAAGACCAACGCGAGGACGCAAGTCTAAGCTGAGGCATTCCCCCTTGAGTACGGAAGCCCCAACTATAGCGTCAGCTTAGTTGGGGTAGTTCACTGATGAGTCTTTTTTTAGATACTTTAATGACAGAAGCCATAAAAGACCCATCTTCTCTTGTTCCCTATACAGAAGAAATGAGCCAAGAAATGGATGAGTTATTAGAAGATGTATCTCCCCACAAGTTGCGGGGAAGGAGGAATTAAATGCCAGTTTACAAACGTCATGCAAAAATAAATTCGTTCGGTCAATTAATTATTACAGAGCCTATCAACCTCCCCCCTGGTGAGGTTGAAGTCATCATCTTACAGCCAGTTACAATTAAAATTGATTCTCCATCTGAAGCTACTGCGTCGCCTCATGAAATTCTGCCCAAAAAATTGAAGTCTGGGGTCAAATCTCTGAAAGAATTATTAGAAAATGCTCCTCCTATTCCCCCTGACTTTGACCCATCTCAAGCTAGATGGGAAGCTTTAAAGGAAAAATACGACTTGTGAAAATTCTGTTAGATACCAACATTATTATAGACGTTGCTTTATCTCGTCAGCCTTTTTTTGAGGCTTCGCAACAAGTTTTGTTATTGGTCGAGCAAAACCGAATATATGGTTATATCTCCGCCTCAACTGTAGGGGATCTTTACTACATTATTCGTCGGGCAAGAGGACGAGAATGGACGATAGAATTTTTAAATTGGCTAGTGACATTCTGCCAAATTGCTACTGTCAATGAAGCCGTCATAGAAATGGCTCTCAATCTTAACTTTTTTGATTTTGAAGATGCCATTCAATACAGTACGGCTGTCATTAATCAATTAGACGCTATTGTTACTCGGAATCCGCAGGATTTTCCGGTAACTTCCCCTCGAATCATAACACCAGTAAGGCTAGTTCAAGAACTTACAGATTCAGGGAAGGCTTGAGAAGTCATCTCAGTCGCAACGTTCAGGGAGGTGGATACTTTTTCCACGAACTTCTCTAATCCACTTAGGAAAGGTTTTTCCTAAAACCGTAATCTCAAATCTAGGATTTTTTCTTGGCTGCTTGGCTTTTAGCCGTTCCTGTTGATTCGGTCTTGGAAGGTAATTCAGGAATCGGAGAATCCTTGATATCTTTCTTCTTAGCCATCAAATGATATTTCTTTAAAGTTGACCCCTTACACTTAATTCCCTGTTCATTAAAAACAATCGCAATTTCGTCATAACTATATCCCTTACTCAGGGCAGCATCAATCCGCATCGATTGACGTTCAACCACCGAGCGCAGAAATCCCGCCGTCTGAGTTTTTGGCTGAAGTTTATCCAACCGTTTTTGTAAAGCCAGTTCTAACGAAGAAACATCAGTATCCATTTATGTCAGTAAGATCTAATTAATCATATTTCCTCTTTTAAAGCAGTGTAACAGATCACAGAACGGTCTGGACGTACCGCCGTAGGCGGTTTATACTTCAACTCCTCCCTTGTCCCCCTAATCCTGGCTAAAAAATTCACACCTAACGTACTTTTTCAAAGTACAATAAAATCAACCCATTAATCAAATTAAAAATGGTCGCTACCGTAGGTCGATGCTATACCAATCCAAAAGACTACGCCCAGGAGAACTATTACTCAACGGGCGACGGATTGACCAACTCAGAATGGCTAGGGAAAGCCGCATCTGAACAAGGATTAAAGGGACAAATTCAAGAACAACATTTTCACAATGCCTACCAAGCATTAGACCCCAACGGCGACCCGTTACGAAGACAGCAGAACTACCGTAAACCGGTTCAACGACATAACCGCCCAGGAACGGATGTCACCCTTTCCGCCCCCAAAAGCATCAGCGTCGCCGCCCTCGTTATGGGAGATAATCAAATACTGGAAGCCCACAAAGCTGCCGTCCGCGCCACAATGGAATATGTCGAAAAAAACTGCATTTTTTACCAAACCAAACAGAAGGGAAAAAAGCTACTTTTACAAAGCAAAACTGCCCAAATAGCCGTCTTCCACCACGACGATAACAGGAACAAAGACCCTCAACTTCATAGCCACTGTGTTATCCTCAATCAAACCCTCTGCCCTGACGGAAAATGGAGAGCCGTAGCCAACGAACAACTCTACACTCAAATCAAAACTATTGGTGCTTACTATGCCCATGAACTTGCTCGTCAACTGGAACAAATCGGCTGTAAAATTCAATGGACAGATGACCATATTTTTGAACTGGCTGGAGTGGATAAAGAAAAACTCGACGCTATTTTCTCCACTCGTAGTAACCAAATTGAAGCTGAATTAGAAAAACTGGGACTAACCCGAAAAACCGCTACTGCTATCCAAAAACAAACCGTCTGTTTGAAGACTCGTAAAGAGAAAAAACATCACCATCAACCCGAAGACAGAGAACGACAATTACTTGAATGGAAGCAAAGAGCAACCCAAGCCGGTATAAAAATAAATAGAGAACACAGAACCCAACTAGAAAAAGCTTATAACCAACCCTCTCATCCAGGGAGTATCCAAAAACTGCTCACCGAAGCTTGTAATATTCTTACAGAACGGCAAACTGCCTTTATTAGGCATGAATTACTCAAAGAATGCTTAAGACAAAGCCAGGGCAAATATGACCCAAATTTACTACTAGCCCACATTAATCAAAAAGAAGAACTTGTCCCGACTACTGACGGAAGATTAACCACAAAAAGCCAACTAAGTAGAGAACGAAACATTATTCAATGGGCCAATACGGGGAAAAATAGCCGTATTCCCCTAGCAAGCCAAGAGCAAGCACAAATCATTGCCCAACAGAGAGGTCTAAATTCTGGACAAACCACTGCCCTCATCCACATAGTAACTAGCCCCGATGCAGTGGTATTAGTCCAAGGAAACGCCGGTGTCGGTAAAACCTATACGATGAACGCTTTAAAGCAAACTTTATGTAATCAACCCATTCGAGGGTTAGCTCCCTCGGCTGCTGCTGCGGATGTCCTACAAACGGAAAGTGGTATTTCTTCTCAAACTTTAGCAAGTTATCTACTGACAAAAAATGAACGACTCCCCCAAAATGAAATTCTTCTAGTAGATGAAGCCGGGATGCTCTCATCAGTACAGATGGAACAGCTTCTAAATAAGGCCCAGGCTACTAATAGCCGGGTTATTTTAGTTGGGGATACTAAACAACTCTCTGCTGTTGAAGCCGGCGCACCCTTTAAACTCCTTCAAGAGCATTCTCTACCTACAGCCATTATTGACCAGAACCTTAGACAACGTGACCCCTCTCTCAAACAAGTGGTTGATTTGATGGCCACTCATGACAGAGATGAATCTAGTATCAATCAAGCTTACTCTTGTTTATACCATCAAGGGAAAGTTAAACAAATCGCGGCTGAAACAGAACGAGTTGAAGCGATCGCTTGCGATTATCTCAGCCGCCCTACTGAAGTCAGAAATAAAACCCTAATTATAGCTGGAACTAATGCCGACAAACAAACCCTTACCACAGCAATTCGTCAGGGGTTAATGAATGAAGGAGTCTTAGAGAGTGAAAGTCGCCTTATTCAAACCCTCAAACGTAAAGACCTTGATAAATTTGCTATTACCAAGGCGCATCATTATCAAAGAGGGGATGTCATTAAATTTCAAATCGATAATGCTCAATTTAGCAGAGACTTTTACTACCGCGTCTCTGATGTGGACTCCATAACGAACACAGTAACCCTAATTGACTCTAATGGCATTGATTATACCCTTCCCCTAGACAAATACAAACAACGAGAAGTCTATCAAGTTCAACAATTAGAAATTCGCCCAGGTGAGCAGATGCGCTTTACTAAAAACATCTCTGTCCACGATTATAAACAGTTAAACGGGCAACGGTTCACCGTAGTTGGATTTACAGAAGATGGCCAGATTTCTCTTCTAACTAAAGGGAAAACCATTGCTGTATCTCCATCGAGCTTATTACATAGTGATTATCGCTATGTAGACACAGTACATAGCAGCCAAGGACAAACGGCTGATTATTGTATTTACTGTGCTTCAGCCGCAAAAAGTCTTTCTATTGGACGAGAAAGTTTTTATGTTGCCGCTAGTCGAGCTAAACAGGAATTTGTCGTTTATACAGCTAATGCTACTGATTTAGGGGTGACAGTACAGATTAGCCGAGCTAACGAGAATGCTTCAGATTTAGTTTCCCCTTCAAAAGATATGGAGCCAAAATCTCCCCCTGCTGGTGAGCCTCTTGCCACACCATCAATAACTCATCTGAGTACATCTAAAGCTGACTCTACTGAAAAAGCCTCCTCTCTCTACCAACTAAGTCAACTGAGTGATGCCGAACTCGTCTCAGTAGCTCGTTCTGTGCAGCAATGGCTACAAAACAAGCCAACGGAACCTTCTTTAAATAAAGGGAAAGCTTTAAAGAGTGAAATTGAAGAATTACAACGTCATAAAACCAAGTTAAGCAAACAACTCGTAACCCAAAAACAGGAGTTGAATCAGTTAGGGCAACCTCGCTCTCTGTTCAATCCTTTTGGGGTCAGTGGTGAAATAATTGAGAACAAACAAGCTGAAATTCAGTTAACTTCATCACTACTACGTGATATTGAGTCTCAAAGAAAGAAAACGACAAATAGTTTTACTCAGTGGCAATCTGAGGCCAGAGCTTTTTTAGATTGGGAAGAAAAC
Proteins encoded:
- a CDS encoding RNA-guided endonuclease InsQ/TnpB family protein, giving the protein MQRKVVKIRLYPTNEQQHQLAKTFGAARWWWNFALNKSIEEYEKTGKGLGQSALNVLLPKLKKDEDTEWLKDCYSQVLQATTLNLTVAYKNFFAKRAGFPRFKSKKNKQSIQYPQNIKVLESAIVVPKIGEIKAKIHRPIDGIIKTVTISRNPSGKYFASILFETEGDDPKISTEGNIIGIDLGLTHFAIVNNGSKTSKFDNPKHLAKHERNLKRKQKKLSRKQKDSLSRAKYRKFVAKIHERVSNSRQDFLHKLSHKLVDENQVIVVENLHVKGMVRNSKLAKAISDVGWGTFVNFLDYKLQKKGGKLVEIDRWFPSSKLCSNCFYQVEEMPLDVREWTCPNCNTKHDRDGNAAYNIRAEGIRLLWADGAAVPAVGGEVRPTRGRKSKLRHSPLSTEAPTIASA
- a CDS encoding type II toxin-antitoxin system VapC family toxin, which encodes MKILLDTNIIIDVALSRQPFFEASQQVLLLVEQNRIYGYISASTVGDLYYIIRRARGREWTIEFLNWLVTFCQIATVNEAVIEMALNLNFFDFEDAIQYSTAVINQLDAIVTRNPQDFPVTSPRIITPVRLVQELTDSGKA
- the mobF gene encoding MobF family relaxase; this encodes MVATVGRCYTNPKDYAQENYYSTGDGLTNSEWLGKAASEQGLKGQIQEQHFHNAYQALDPNGDPLRRQQNYRKPVQRHNRPGTDVTLSAPKSISVAALVMGDNQILEAHKAAVRATMEYVEKNCIFYQTKQKGKKLLLQSKTAQIAVFHHDDNRNKDPQLHSHCVILNQTLCPDGKWRAVANEQLYTQIKTIGAYYAHELARQLEQIGCKIQWTDDHIFELAGVDKEKLDAIFSTRSNQIEAELEKLGLTRKTATAIQKQTVCLKTRKEKKHHHQPEDRERQLLEWKQRATQAGIKINREHRTQLEKAYNQPSHPGSIQKLLTEACNILTERQTAFIRHELLKECLRQSQGKYDPNLLLAHINQKEELVPTTDGRLTTKSQLSRERNIIQWANTGKNSRIPLASQEQAQIIAQQRGLNSGQTTALIHIVTSPDAVVLVQGNAGVGKTYTMNALKQTLCNQPIRGLAPSAAAADVLQTESGISSQTLASYLLTKNERLPQNEILLVDEAGMLSSVQMEQLLNKAQATNSRVILVGDTKQLSAVEAGAPFKLLQEHSLPTAIIDQNLRQRDPSLKQVVDLMATHDRDESSINQAYSCLYHQGKVKQIAAETERVEAIACDYLSRPTEVRNKTLIIAGTNADKQTLTTAIRQGLMNEGVLESESRLIQTLKRKDLDKFAITKAHHYQRGDVIKFQIDNAQFSRDFYYRVSDVDSITNTVTLIDSNGIDYTLPLDKYKQREVYQVQQLEIRPGEQMRFTKNISVHDYKQLNGQRFTVVGFTEDGQISLLTKGKTIAVSPSSLLHSDYRYVDTVHSSQGQTADYCIYCASAAKSLSIGRESFYVAASRAKQEFVVYTANATDLGVTVQISRANENASDLVSPSKDMEPKSPPAGEPLATPSITHLSTSKADSTEKASSLYQLSQLSDAELVSVARSVQQWLQNKPTEPSLNKGKALKSEIEELQRHKTKLSKQLVTQKQELNQLGQPRSLFNPFGVSGEIIENKQAEIQLTSSLLRDIESQRKKTTNSFTQWQSEARAFLDWEENPKTKKIKQLAEELESPLIRERIARITEEYTLYGAAKTILNKEGKRLGNGFYFFGNIYRIQQQETTLTIFHKDYNEPLFVATDNRANGGIIEVSQCNLTEEDKENIQGAAKYLEKQKTQSKGFSR